The Halorubrum salinarum genome segment GCTCCAAGTCGCCGGTGAACAGCTGCGCGAGCGTGGACTTCCCGATCCCGTTCGGGCCGACGACGCCGAGCACCTCGGAGCGGTTGATCTCGCCGCCCTCGACGCGGAGCTCGAACTCGCCGTCGCCGTACGACTTCCGCAGGTCGGGGTACTCGATCAGCGTCTCGCTCCGGGAGGCGACCCGCGGCGCGTGCTCCTCGAAGGTGATCGCGGAGGGGCGGATCCGCATGTTCTCGTTGTCGAGGTACCCCTTCAGGTACTCGTTGATTCCCTTCCGGACCGACTTCGGATCAGTGATGACCCCGTACGCGCCCGGTTCCCCGTACGCGACGTGGAGCGTGTCGGCGAGCAGGTCGAGGATCGCGAGGTCGTGCTCGACGACGAGCATCGAGCGGTCGGCGGCGTCGTCGTCCGCGAGCTCGCGGATGAGCCGGGCGACGATCATCCGCTGGCCGATGTCGAGGTACGGCGTGATCTCGTCGAGGAAGTAGAAGTCGGCGTCGCGGGCGAGGCAGGCCGCGATGGCGACGCGCTGGAGCTCGCCGCCGGAGATGGAGTCGATGTCCTGGTCCATCACCGGGCGGATGTTGAGCCGGTCGACGAGGTCGTCGAGGGCGCCGCGCTCGTCGGTCCGCTCCAACAGCTCGCGGGTGTTCCCGTCGAACTGATTGGGGATCTGGTCGACGTACTGCGGCTTGCGCGCGACGGTCACGTCGCCCGCCTTCAGCGATTCGAGGTAGTTCTGGAGGCCGGTGCCGCGGAAGCGGTCGAGGACGCGCTCCCAGTCGCCGTCGGCGGCGTGGTCGCCGAGGTTCGGGACCATCTCGCCGGCGAGCGCGTGGACGGCGGTCGACTTCCCGATCCCGTTCGGCCCGAGGATGCCGGTGACGCTACCCGGCTCGGGCGTCGGGAGGCCGTACAGCGAGAAGGCGTTGTCCCCGTAGCGGTGGACCGGGTCGTCGTCGAGCTCGGAGGGGAGGTTGATGATCTCGATAGCGTCGAACGGGCACGACTGGACGCAGATGCCGCAGGTCTCGCCCAGGCAGATCTCCTCGGAGATGTGGATCTGGTCGGGGTCGCCCTCCTCGGCGTCCGGGCCGCGCTCCGTGATACACTCCTTGCCCGTCCGGTTGGGCGGGCAGTCCTTCATACACTCGTAGTTACAGCGGTCGGGCTGGCACCGATCGAGGTCCACGACCGCGATGCTGTCGTCGGCCATCTCAGACCCCCAGGTCGACGGCGGACGTCAGCAGGACGGTGTAGCTGATGAACCAGAGGGTGAACGTGAGAAACGCCACGTAGAGGTTGTCCTTGACCCCGAGGTCGCCGACGCCGACCGCCTTGAATATGGGGTACTGGGCGATGACGAACGCGCCGAGCACGAAGACCGCGGTGGTGCTCGCGGCGGACGCCGGGTCGGTGCCGACGTAGACGGCCGAGACGACGCCGGCCGCGATCCCGGCGAGACAGCAGATGGTCGTGACGACCACGCCGCGCGCGTGGTCGGACAGGCCCGAATCGTCGCTCATGCCTTCGGATCCGCGAGCGCCCGTGAAAAGCCGTTCGTTCCCGCCGTCGCCCGCGGGCAAGACGGGCGACCCTCGGGACGCGCCGCTGTGGCACCGCCGCGCGTCGCCGCGGCCGGGGCGCGCGCGAGCCGAATCGCTGACTGACTGGTCAGTCCAGCGGGGTGTTAGCGGCCCATTTTGCTGGTTTGTGACGCGAGATGCGGCCGATTTCGCCGGTAAACGGCGCTGAGACGGGGCTGCTCCATCAACATTTATGAACGTGTGCGGTTTCGAATCGTAACGATGGAAGGAACTCAAACGGAGGGGCTCGACGACCTCCCACCGAGCGCCAAACTCGTCTTCAAGGTGCTCGAGTACAACGGACCGCTGACCCAGAAGGGGATCGTCCAAGAGTCGATGCTGTCGGCCCGCACCGTCCGGTACGCGCTCGAACGGCTGGAAGGGATCGGCGTCGTCGACGAGGACGTCTACTTCGCGGACGCCAGACAGAACCTCTACAAGCTCACGGAGCCGGCCCAGGAGTTCACCGCCGACGAGGGCGAGGCCTCCTGTACCGCCGACTGACCCGCGGCGGTCGACTCCCCACCCCGTCAGTCTTCTCACCTTCTCTCGGCGACGGCGAGCGACGCGTTCGGCGCGCTCGGGACCGTCCCGCGCGGCGTCCCCGCTACTCCGGCGGCTGCGCCCCGCCCTCGCGTGCGCCCCGGACAGCCGCCGCGACGGTGAGGACGACCGCCACCGCGAGCGCCGACGTCGCAGCCAGCACGAACGCGAGCAGGAGGAACCACACGTCGGGCCCGAACAGCGGGTACTCGCGCGTGTCGATCACCGGCCCGAGCAGTTCGAGGGTCCGGACGAGGTACAGCGAGAGCGCGAGCAGCGCGCCGGCCGCCGCCCCGATCCGGACGTTGCGATAGAACGACAGCGACTCCAACAGGACCAGCATCGGGGGCTTCGAACTGTCCTCGCTCACGGGGGGACGTACGGCCGGCCGCCGCAAAGAGCCATCGGAACGCGGCGCCCGGTGCGGCGATCCATCACGATCGAATCGGACGGAAGAGGGCCTGACAGCGTTAGTGACAGCCGTCAAGTGGGTCGGCGGTGAACGGCCGGGCATGCCCAGAGTCGTGCTGTCGGCGTTCCCGATGATAGACCCGGAGACGTACCGCGAGGTCCTCGCCGACGCGGTCGACGAGCCGGTCGAGGTGGAGGTCGCGGAGCTGGGATCGACGGACCGCCTGATCGACGCCGCGGCGGGCGCCGACGCGGTCGTCACCGACATCAACACGCCCGTCACCGAGGCGGCGCTCGACGCCACGGACCTCGACGTGGTCGTCCGCTCCGCGGTCGGCGTCGACAACGTCGACGTGGCGGCGGCCGCGGAGCGCGGGGTGACCGTCACCCGGGTGCCGGACTACTGCACCGACGAGGTGGCGACCCACTCCGTCTCGCTGCTCCTCGCCTGCCTGCGCTCGCTCAAGCCGTACGACGACGCGGTCGCGGAGGGCGGGTGGAGCTGGGAGGCCGGCGTCCCGACCCGGCGCGTGAGCGCGTCGACGATCGGCCTGCTCTCGTTCGGCCCGATCGCGAAGCGGGCGGCCGAACAGCTCTCCGGGTTCGGCGCCGACCTGATCGCGCACGACCCGTTCGTCGACGCCGAGGAGATGGCCGACCGCGGCGTCGAGAAGGTCGAGTTCGAGGCGCTGTTCGACCGCGCCGACCACGTCGGCGTCTACGCCCCCCTGACCGACGCGACGCGGGGGATCGTCGACGCGGACGCGCTGGGCCGGCTGGGCGAGGACTCGGTGGTCGTCAACGTGAGCCGCGGCCCCGTCGTCGACGCCGACGCCCTCCTCGACGCGCTGGAGCGCGACGCGATAAAGGCCGCCGGCCTCGACGTCCTCGCCGAGGAGCCGCCGGAGGACGACCCGCTCGTCGGCCGTGACGACACGGTGGTCACGCCGCACGCGGCGTGGTACAGCGAGGAGGCGAAAGACGACCTGAACCGGAGCGGCGCGGCCGACGTGGCGGCCGTGCTGAACGGCGAGACGCCGGACGGCCGGGTGGACCCCGAGGCGGACTGGCTGTAGCCCGGCCGGAGTCCCGAGGGCGGCCTACAGGCGGTCGAGCGCGTCGAAGTCGTCGTCCCCGTCGAGCGGGCCGTCGCCGTCCGAGTCGTCCGCGTCGCCGGAGGCGTCGTCCGGAACGTCGGAGGCGGGCGCGTCGCCCTCGCCGCCCGGGTAGCTCGCGTCGAGCCCCGCCGCCAGCCCGGCCCCGAGGTCGTAGGTGTCCCGGACCGTCTGCGCGAGGACGCCGTCGCGGTCGAAGACGACGTAGACGGCGACGAACTCGTGGGCCGCGGGGCGTAACACGAACACCTCCCGCGGACCGTCGTCGTCGCGCGACTCGTTCACGCGCGCGACGAGCGGCTCGATGGGGAGCCGGCCCGTGCGGACCTCGTCGAAGGTGTCGCTGCCGGGCGCGTCCGCGAAGAGGTACAGCGCGCCGTTGGGGTCGCCGTCGTTCGACCGGGTCGTGATCGAACCGACGGGCTCGCCCTCGGCGCGGATCTGCCGCCACGTCTCGACGGCCGCCTCGAACATCCCCTCGACGCCGTCGGCGAAGCGGAAGCGCGTCTCGCGGACGACCTCGACCTCGCGGAAGCGCGCGGAGCCGTCGGTCCACGCCAGCGTCGCGTCGACGACGAAGCCGGGCCGGAGCGCGTCGACGGCCTCGCCGAGGTCGCCCTCGTACCCCTCCGCGGTGGCGTAGAGGGGGTCGTAGCGGTCCTCGGCGTCGGGGGCCGTCGGGTCGACCGGCTCGTCGGCGAGCTCGACGAGGACGAACTCCTCGGCGTCGGCGCCGGCCGCGCCCCCGTCCGACTCGCCGTCGATGTCCGGCCGCCGGCGCCGGTCGTGGACGCGGAACCGGCCGCTCGTCGTCGGGTCCATACCGGGCGGTGGGGCGGCGGGCGGAAAAGCCGGTCGGAAGCGGCGCGGCCCGCTCGTCCGCGGTCGATCCCGTTCGCGGATCCGTGTCGTTATGGGGCCGCCGGTCCAAGGAACCGGTAAATGGGGATCCTCGAGGACAAGTCGAACGCCCGGCTCTTCTACAAGTACCTCTCGAAGGTGTACGACCGGATTAACAGCTTCAACTGGAACGAGGAGATGCGCGCGGAGGCGCTCTCGTGGCTGGAGTTCGGCGACGACCCGAGGGTGCTCGACGTGGGCTGCGGGACCGGCT includes the following:
- a CDS encoding EMC6-like membrane protein, with the translated sequence MSDDSGLSDHARGVVVTTICCLAGIAAGVVSAVYVGTDPASAASTTAVFVLGAFVIAQYPIFKAVGVGDLGVKDNLYVAFLTFTLWFISYTVLLTSAVDLGV
- a CDS encoding MarR family transcriptional regulator; the protein is MEGTQTEGLDDLPPSAKLVFKVLEYNGPLTQKGIVQESMLSARTVRYALERLEGIGVVDEDVYFADARQNLYKLTEPAQEFTADEGEASCTAD
- a CDS encoding DUF7536 family protein gives rise to the protein MSEDSSKPPMLVLLESLSFYRNVRIGAAAGALLALSLYLVRTLELLGPVIDTREYPLFGPDVWFLLLAFVLAATSALAVAVVLTVAAAVRGAREGGAQPPE
- a CDS encoding DUF6663 family protein; amino-acid sequence: MDPTTSGRFRVHDRRRRPDIDGESDGGAAGADAEEFVLVELADEPVDPTAPDAEDRYDPLYATAEGYEGDLGEAVDALRPGFVVDATLAWTDGSARFREVEVVRETRFRFADGVEGMFEAAVETWRQIRAEGEPVGSITTRSNDGDPNGALYLFADAPGSDTFDEVRTGRLPIEPLVARVNESRDDDGPREVFVLRPAAHEFVAVYVVFDRDGVLAQTVRDTYDLGAGLAAGLDASYPGGEGDAPASDVPDDASGDADDSDGDGPLDGDDDFDALDRL
- a CDS encoding C-terminal binding protein, with product MPRVVLSAFPMIDPETYREVLADAVDEPVEVEVAELGSTDRLIDAAAGADAVVTDINTPVTEAALDATDLDVVVRSAVGVDNVDVAAAAERGVTVTRVPDYCTDEVATHSVSLLLACLRSLKPYDDAVAEGGWSWEAGVPTRRVSASTIGLLSFGPIAKRAAEQLSGFGADLIAHDPFVDAEEMADRGVEKVEFEALFDRADHVGVYAPLTDATRGIVDADALGRLGEDSVVVNVSRGPVVDADALLDALERDAIKAAGLDVLAEEPPEDDPLVGRDDTVVTPHAAWYSEEAKDDLNRSGAADVAAVLNGETPDGRVDPEADWL
- a CDS encoding ribosome biogenesis/translation initiation ATPase RLI, which gives rise to MADDSIAVVDLDRCQPDRCNYECMKDCPPNRTGKECITERGPDAEEGDPDQIHISEEICLGETCGICVQSCPFDAIEIINLPSELDDDPVHRYGDNAFSLYGLPTPEPGSVTGILGPNGIGKSTAVHALAGEMVPNLGDHAADGDWERVLDRFRGTGLQNYLESLKAGDVTVARKPQYVDQIPNQFDGNTRELLERTDERGALDDLVDRLNIRPVMDQDIDSISGGELQRVAIAACLARDADFYFLDEITPYLDIGQRMIVARLIRELADDDAADRSMLVVEHDLAILDLLADTLHVAYGEPGAYGVITDPKSVRKGINEYLKGYLDNENMRIRPSAITFEEHAPRVASRSETLIEYPDLRKSYGDGEFELRVEGGEINRSEVLGVVGPNGIGKSTLAQLFTGDLEPDEGELDFALDISYKPQYIDIDQHMRVDAFLSSITDEFGSSYWNTEIAQPLQLERVMEQNLSDLSGGERQRVAIAACLSDDADLYLLDEPSAHLDVEQRVRATTAIRRYAENHDATVMVIDHDIYMIDLLADRLMVFDGEPAERGRAAPPQDMRDGMNEFLADLEITFRRDERTGRPRINKPGSQLDSQQKRDGEYYYSG